One genomic region from Sphingobacterium multivorum encodes:
- a CDS encoding BtrH N-terminal domain-containing protein: MKNLTPFDGQHCETTATGTLLNHLGIELSEPMLFGLGQGLSFIYWKMKTMDFPFLGGRIKTDLLTQHICKNLGLDLSVHETSSKTKAWQAVRQLLDEGQPVGLKLDAYYLEYFTKPFHFAGHYVAMYDYDDDHAYLVDTRQQGGSVQTSLASLALARAEKGPMSSKNLYYTIAGNSENVDLKQAVIAAVVANAKEYLSPPINNISYRGILKTSEEVIKWYKTSQAIESEFKMAADFMEKAGTGGALFRNLYRDFIRESYDLLGIKQLEVVHHEFVQIALLWTSLSELFNQIAETASFDAVQQASAIFKTLATKEKNAMEILASL; encoded by the coding sequence ATGAAAAATCTTACACCGTTTGATGGGCAACATTGTGAAACCACGGCGACAGGTACATTACTGAACCATCTTGGCATTGAACTTTCTGAACCGATGCTCTTTGGGTTGGGGCAAGGGCTTAGTTTTATCTATTGGAAAATGAAAACCATGGACTTTCCATTTTTGGGCGGACGAATAAAAACGGATCTTCTGACCCAGCATATCTGCAAAAATCTCGGCCTCGACCTCAGCGTTCATGAAACCTCTTCAAAAACAAAAGCCTGGCAGGCTGTACGACAGCTCTTGGACGAGGGGCAACCTGTGGGATTGAAGCTCGATGCCTATTATCTGGAATATTTTACTAAGCCATTTCATTTTGCGGGGCATTATGTAGCTATGTATGACTATGACGATGATCACGCCTATTTGGTGGATACGAGACAGCAGGGCGGTAGTGTGCAGACGTCTCTTGCAAGTTTAGCTTTAGCGCGGGCAGAGAAAGGGCCTATGTCGTCCAAAAATCTGTATTATACCATAGCAGGCAATAGTGAGAACGTTGACCTGAAACAAGCAGTAATCGCTGCGGTGGTGGCTAATGCAAAGGAATACCTTTCACCGCCCATCAACAATATTTCATATCGAGGAATTTTGAAGACCAGTGAAGAGGTGATTAAGTGGTACAAGACGAGTCAGGCTATTGAAAGCGAATTTAAAATGGCCGCAGATTTTATGGAGAAAGCGGGGACTGGTGGTGCCCTGTTTCGAAATCTCTACCGCGACTTTATCAGGGAAAGTTACGATCTCCTTGGAATAAAACAACTCGAGGTGGTTCATCATGAGTTTGTACAGATTGCATTATTATGGACATCCCTGTCGGAATTGTTTAATCAAATTGCTGAGACGGCCAGTTTCGATGCTGTCCAGCAGGCATCAGCAATTTTCAAAACCCTTGCCACAAAAGAGAAAAATGCAATGGAAATATTGGCGTCTTTGTGA
- the yajC gene encoding preprotein translocase subunit YajC produces MNTVLLQAAGGNMMSFLPMVLIIVVFYFFMIRPQMKKQKDHKKYIEELGVNSKVVTTAGIHGRIVEVSDTTFLIDVGSGVKIRFDKSAIALDASKAANNTEKSAS; encoded by the coding sequence ATGAACACAGTATTATTACAAGCAGCGGGTGGCAACATGATGAGTTTTTTACCAATGGTTTTGATTATCGTGGTATTTTATTTCTTCATGATCAGACCGCAGATGAAGAAGCAAAAAGATCACAAAAAATATATTGAAGAACTTGGTGTAAATTCAAAGGTGGTAACTACAGCTGGTATTCACGGCCGTATTGTAGAAGTATCAGACACGACTTTCTTAATCGATGTAGGTTCAGGCGTAAAAATACGTTTTGACAAATCAGCCATTGCTTTAGATGCTTCTAAAGCTGCTAACAACACGGAGAAGAGCGCTTCTTAA